The following coding sequences are from one Fibrobacterota bacterium window:
- a CDS encoding inositol monophosphatase — protein sequence MQQVFTGSRHAAEFDFMYRIIQAAGDILLAGRAAGTEVTYKADNSIVTNVDHQCAAYLDGEIAAAFPGDAILNEETWHLNPKEAPWHEAHRCWILDPLDSTSSFIRNGQHYGVILALAVDGKPVVGMTYKPELGEIYFAAEGEGAFRGFLAVDAPLEVLPVKVNAETRLSLITSHGRQSPGLSDLMRVLGNPHYHRMNGSLKINEVARGAYTAFVSPRQNPMCLWDLAAPQLILEEAGGWLTDLDGRRLDFRSQDPVLRQGIVASNRMVHSLILDKLARARE from the coding sequence ATGCAGCAGGTCTTCACCGGTTCTCGGCATGCCGCCGAATTCGATTTCATGTACCGCATCATCCAGGCGGCGGGCGATATCCTCCTGGCGGGCCGGGCCGCCGGCACCGAAGTCACCTACAAGGCCGATAACTCCATCGTCACCAACGTCGATCACCAGTGCGCCGCCTATCTGGACGGCGAGATCGCCGCCGCCTTCCCCGGCGATGCCATCCTCAACGAGGAAACCTGGCACCTCAATCCCAAGGAAGCCCCCTGGCACGAGGCCCATCGCTGTTGGATCTTGGATCCTCTCGATTCGACTTCCAGCTTCATCCGGAACGGGCAGCACTACGGCGTGATCCTGGCCCTGGCCGTGGACGGGAAGCCGGTGGTCGGCATGACCTACAAGCCCGAACTGGGGGAGATCTATTTCGCCGCCGAGGGCGAGGGGGCGTTCCGGGGGTTCCTGGCCGTCGATGCGCCCTTGGAAGTGCTGCCGGTAAAGGTGAATGCCGAGACCCGCCTGAGCCTCATCACCTCGCATGGTCGGCAATCCCCGGGGCTCTCCGATTTGATGCGGGTGCTGGGCAATCCGCATTACCATCGCATGAACGGTTCCCTCAAGATCAACGAAGTGGCGCGCGGCGCCTACACCGCTTTCGTCTCGCCGCGCCAGAATCCCATGTGCCTATGGGATTTGGCCGCCCCGCAGTTGATCCTGGAAGAGGCCGGCGGCTGGCTGACCGACCTGGACGGCCGGCGCTTGGATTTCCGCAGCCAGGATCCGGTCTTGAGGCAGGGCATCGTGGCCTCGAACCGGATGGTGCATTCCTTGATATTGGATAAGCTGGCGCGCGCGCGGGAATGA